One window of the Armatimonadota bacterium genome contains the following:
- a CDS encoding uroporphyrinogen decarboxylase family protein gives MSITPRERFIAALNRQPITGRVPHFELVFFLTMEAFGKLHPSQRCFHQWGQMEEKERRLHRLDIADTYIMTAEKYEHSAIFLQCSPYDYEETMRLLDIIREKTGDKYFLMLHGDATYAIPSGENMLEFSYRMADDPDGMKAEADKNVNNALEMAAKYARHGVLDGWALCSDYCLNTGPFLSPTQFSEFVTPYLVKLIQGYRDMGFYTIKHTDGNIMPIIDQLADANPHALHSIDPQAGVDIAEVKRLYGDRLCLIGNVNCGLMDTGTDEEVVESARYAIKNGMPGGGYIFSTSNCIYTGMPLSRYELILDVWRKEANLEI, from the coding sequence ATGAGTATTACGCCAAGAGAGAGATTTATTGCTGCGCTTAACCGGCAGCCTATCACAGGGCGCGTGCCGCATTTTGAGCTGGTCTTTTTCCTTACCATGGAAGCGTTCGGCAAGCTACATCCGTCGCAAAGGTGCTTCCACCAGTGGGGACAGATGGAAGAAAAAGAGCGCCGGCTTCATCGCCTGGACATTGCCGACACGTATATTATGACTGCAGAGAAATACGAGCACAGCGCCATATTTCTTCAGTGCAGTCCATATGATTATGAAGAGACAATGCGCCTGCTGGATATAATACGCGAGAAGACCGGCGATAAGTATTTCCTGATGCTACACGGAGATGCTACCTACGCCATACCAAGCGGCGAGAATATGCTCGAGTTCAGCTATCGCATGGCGGACGACCCGGATGGGATGAAAGCCGAAGCCGATAAAAACGTCAATAATGCGCTGGAGATGGCTGCAAAATATGCCCGGCACGGCGTTTTGGACGGCTGGGCGCTTTGCTCTGACTACTGCCTCAATACCGGTCCGTTTCTCAGCCCGACGCAGTTTAGCGAGTTCGTGACGCCTTATCTTGTCAAGCTCATACAAGGCTACCGCGATATGGGGTTCTATACGATCAAGCATACGGACGGCAATATCATGCCGATAATCGATCAACTGGCTGATGCAAACCCGCATGCTCTGCACTCGATCGATCCGCAGGCTGGTGTGGATATCGCCGAGGTCAAGCGGCTCTACGGAGACAGGCTGTGTCTGATCGGCAATGTCAACTGCGGACTTATGGACACAGGCACCGACGAAGAAGTTGTCGAATCGGCAAGATATGCGATCAAAAACGGCATGCCCGGCGGAGGTTACATATTCTCTACCAGCAACTGCATCTACACCGGCATGCCCCTGTCACGCTATGAGCTGATCCTCGATGTCTGGCGAAAAGAAGCAAACCTTGAGATTTAG
- a CDS encoding SpoIIE family protein phosphatase: MACNQGRKDSISIQDIAPRKIAGLTTVEQQMEMLDSITANTEASLIYLDRDFNFVWVNDTYAKKCARTKESFIGHNHFEFYPHEENQAIFKGVRDTCRPYKASRKPFIFPDHPEWGVTYWNWTLVPVLNASSEVIGFVFSLVDVTEDVLARQEIERLREEAQQRAAVLESFFSSITDGVTMFDAQGRIVMMNETGKEILGGTCISSLAELIKLLQTYSSKRTAIRTEDTASYRALNGEITKDIRHTVITPSGREMVLSVSASPVRDAQGNIIGAINVFRDITDWMDFEKRRQELYEREHHIAEVLQQAVVPPRAHYNIKGLSIAVKYQPALNEAEIGGDFYDIFELGEGRVGILIGDVAGKGLPAAMRVAAARYSVRSNAYLYPSPAKALELANKALCRDQSDSAGMLTSFFAVLDVNNGIMKYANGGHEPPVLCDAQGNYAELTNAGGALGISENFVYTESEQKLHPGDTIVMLTDGITEARKAHSQIFSKRRVCDFLAQNYSVSPDGIAFGLLEAARAHAGGELQDDVAIVVFRTRRVI, translated from the coding sequence ATGGCTTGCAACCAAGGTAGGAAAGATTCGATATCCATTCAAGATATTGCGCCGAGAAAGATTGCTGGCTTGACTACGGTCGAGCAGCAGATGGAAATGCTCGACTCTATAACCGCCAACACCGAGGCAAGCCTGATATATCTTGACAGAGACTTCAACTTTGTCTGGGTAAACGACACTTATGCAAAAAAATGCGCCCGAACAAAGGAATCCTTCATAGGCCACAACCATTTCGAGTTCTATCCTCATGAAGAAAACCAAGCGATTTTTAAGGGCGTGCGAGATACCTGCAGGCCGTACAAAGCAAGCCGGAAACCGTTTATTTTTCCCGACCATCCGGAGTGGGGAGTGACGTATTGGAACTGGACGCTGGTTCCTGTCCTTAATGCATCGAGCGAAGTAATAGGATTTGTGTTTTCGCTGGTAGATGTCACCGAGGATGTGCTTGCGCGGCAGGAAATAGAGCGTCTCAGAGAAGAGGCGCAGCAGCGTGCGGCTGTACTGGAGTCATTCTTCTCCAGCATTACCGACGGTGTGACCATGTTCGATGCGCAGGGCCGGATCGTGATGATGAACGAAACCGGAAAAGAAATTCTGGGTGGCACGTGCATATCGTCATTAGCCGAATTGATAAAGCTGCTCCAGACTTACAGCAGCAAGAGAACGGCAATCAGAACAGAAGATACAGCTTCATATCGCGCTCTGAATGGTGAGATAACCAAAGATATCCGCCATACAGTGATCACTCCTTCCGGTAGAGAAATGGTTCTCAGCGTAAGCGCATCGCCTGTCAGGGATGCGCAGGGAAATATAATCGGCGCAATCAATGTTTTTCGCGATATAACCGATTGGATGGACTTCGAGAAACGCAGGCAGGAGCTATATGAACGCGAGCATCACATTGCCGAAGTGCTTCAGCAGGCAGTCGTACCACCTCGCGCCCATTACAATATTAAAGGCTTATCCATTGCAGTAAAATACCAGCCCGCCCTAAATGAGGCAGAGATAGGCGGAGACTTTTATGATATCTTTGAGCTTGGCGAAGGCCGTGTCGGCATCCTTATCGGAGATGTCGCGGGCAAAGGGCTGCCCGCTGCAATGCGGGTTGCGGCTGCAAGATATTCGGTGCGCAGCAACGCATATCTTTATCCAAGCCCGGCAAAAGCTCTGGAGTTGGCAAACAAAGCGCTTTGCCGAGATCAAAGTGATTCCGCGGGCATGCTCACTTCCTTTTTTGCCGTACTGGATGTAAACAACGGCATTATGAAATACGCAAACGGCGGCCATGAGCCTCCGGTGCTTTGTGATGCCCAAGGAAATTACGCAGAATTGACCAATGCTGGGGGCGCACTCGGCATATCCGAAAACTTCGTCTATACCGAATCCGAACAAAAACTGCATCCTGGTGATACCATAGTGATGCTGACGGACGGAATAACGGAAGCAAGAAAGGCGCATTCCCAGATATTTTCCAAGCGCAGGGTCTGTGATTTTCTGGCGCAAAACTACAGCGTTTCACCGGATGGAATAGCATTCGGCCTGTTGGAAGCGGCAAGAGCGCATGCGGGAGGCGAACTTCAGGATGACGTTGCAATAGTCGTATTTCGCACTCGGCGCGTCATATAA
- a CDS encoding tetratricopeptide repeat protein — MGLFAEDVSREEAISLFKSGRLDEAIPALERVALKLSDDPQVHSCLGMAYGKIGEIEKSIASFEKSLLLLKSARAHYNLGVAYDCAGRYSEAKGQFQHALDYDPSYSPAREAIRQIESKSSLEPAAAASGVSSEPQPTIMGQAPPTASVPQSGTIGGVPDFSTLAAPKAPPDLSAEKVKRELEWQERRKTYVKSGLAYGAICGAVLLLLIRLCLVAMASSIIGSGSALLILVGAIIQGGIVGGIVGLWVGLTCGAENEGALAGAVVGGTYGLLAGLIGGMGGFAIWNMLFSALFTGIFGFFIGKMVASSLN, encoded by the coding sequence GTGGGGCTATTTGCAGAAGATGTTTCCAGGGAAGAAGCTATCAGTCTTTTCAAATCGGGTCGACTGGATGAAGCAATTCCGGCGCTTGAGCGAGTTGCATTGAAGTTATCTGATGATCCTCAGGTTCACTCTTGTTTAGGTATGGCTTACGGCAAGATCGGCGAAATAGAAAAAAGCATAGCTTCGTTTGAAAAGTCATTATTGCTGCTTAAATCGGCTCGAGCGCACTATAACCTGGGCGTTGCCTACGATTGCGCCGGCAGGTACTCAGAGGCTAAGGGTCAATTTCAACATGCCCTTGACTATGATCCCAGCTATTCTCCCGCGCGAGAAGCCATCAGGCAGATCGAATCAAAGTCATCACTAGAACCGGCAGCGGCAGCATCCGGGGTTTCGTCCGAACCGCAGCCGACAATTATGGGTCAGGCTCCGCCGACTGCATCAGTCCCGCAAAGCGGCACAATAGGCGGTGTGCCGGATTTCTCCACACTGGCAGCGCCAAAGGCTCCACCCGATCTTTCTGCCGAGAAAGTGAAAAGAGAGTTGGAATGGCAGGAGCGCAGAAAAACTTATGTTAAGTCCGGCTTGGCCTATGGCGCCATTTGTGGCGCAGTGCTTTTGCTCCTGATTCGCTTATGCTTGGTTGCAATGGCTTCGTCTATAATTGGTAGTGGCAGTGCGCTGCTTATACTTGTTGGAGCGATTATTCAGGGCGGCATTGTCGGTGGAATAGTCGGGTTATGGGTCGGCCTGACCTGCGGAGCTGAAAATGAGGGCGCTTTAGCAGGTGCGGTTGTCGGCGGTACCTATGGTCTTCTTGCCGGTCTCATAGGCGGAATGGGCGGGTTTGCAATATGGAACATGCTGTTTTCCGCCCTCTTTACTGGAATATTCGGGTTCTTTATCGGTAAGATGGTCGCGTCAAGCCTGAACTGA